Within the Aeromicrobium sp. Root236 genome, the region GTCACCCGCGAACAGATCCTGACCGAGGTGTCGCTCGAGTGGTTCACCAACACCTCGGCGAGCGTCGGCCGCTACCACTACTCCGAGGCGCACGCCGGGGCTGAGCCCGCGGTCAACCACGCACGTACGGGCGTCGCGGTGTTCGCCGACGACTTCAAGTCGATCCGCACGTTCGCCGATCGCGACAACAGCAACATCGTGCACTGGACCGAGCACGAGACCGGTGGGCACTACGCCTCGCTCGAGCGTCCCGACGCCGTTGCCGCCGACCTGCGCGAGTTCTTCGGCAACCTGGAGGGATGAGGACGGACCCACGAGAGCGCCACGGCCACCCGGTCGTGGCGCTCTCGGTCATCCTCCGTAAGGGCGGGTGATGATCTCCAGGTTGTGGCCGTTGGGATCGGTCCAGTAGACCCCGCGGCCGCCGTCGTTGTGGTTGATGTCGTCGGGCCGGCGGTGGAACGGATCTGCCCAGTACGCCAGGCCGCGTTCCTTGATCCGGCCGAAGACCTCGTCGAACTCGTCGTCGCTGACGAGGAACGCGTAGTGCTGCGGGTGCACCGGGCCCTGCGCGTCGACGAAGTCGAGCGAGACGTCGTTGCCGGTCTCCAGCACGAGGAACGGCCCGTACGACTGGGGATCCGGCAGGCCGAGGATCTCGGCGAAGAACGTCGCCGCCTCGCGCTTGTCGCGGGACTCGACGATCGTGTGGTTGAGCTGAGCTGTCATGACGTTGCTCCTCCTGTGTCGATGATGGTGGGGTTCAGCGGCCTTCGCCAGAGGCGAGCCGAGGACTGCGCGGCAGGAACCCCGCAGGAACGATCGCCAGCGCAGCGAGGGCGAGCGGCCACCAGAACGTGCTGCCGAACGCGTCGGCGGTCGCCTCGACGAGGTCTGTGCCGACTGCCCGCGCCTGGCTGAGCTGGTGCTGCAGCACCGCGGCGAAGAACGCCGTGCCGATCGCGCCGCCGATCCGCTGCGTCACGTTGAGCGTCGCCGTCGCGCCCGGCATGGCGGCCCGGTCGAGCTTCGCGTACGCCGTCGCCATGACCGGCGCCATGACACACCCGGTGCCGATGCCGATCACGAGAAGGGCCGCGGACATCACGACGTAGCTCGTGCCGGCGGTCGAGGCGGTGTAGGCAGCCAGGCCGGCGACGATGAGCGACAGTCCGGCCAGCACCGAGACCCTGCCCTTGCCCCGGTCGGCGAGCCGGCCCGTGACGGCCATCGCGAGTGCGGCACCGACGCCCTGCGGCACCAGCAGCAGCCCTGTCGTGCTGGCGGACTCGCCCCGCACCACCTGGTAGTACAGCGGCAGCAGGAGCATCGAGCCGATCAGAACGGCACCGAGCAGCACCTGGATCGCGACCGCCAGGGTGAAGGTGCGGTTGGCGAACAGACGCAGGTCCAGCAGCGGCTTGTCGACGCGCAGCGCGTGCCGCACGAAGACCGCGATCAGCGCGGCGCCCGCTGCGACGGCTGCCCACGCCGTGACCTCGTCGAGCCCGCCACGCTCGGCGAGCACCGACAGCCCGTACACGAAGGACACGACACCAGGGGTCAGGACGGAGAGGCCGAGCACGTCGAGCCGCTCGGTGCGCATGCTGGGCTTGCGCTCGATGACCCGCGACGACAGCCAGAACGCGAGGAGGCCGAGCGGGATGTTCAGGACGAACATCCATCGCCACGACACGTTGGACACGACCAGGCCACCGACGACAGGGCCCATGACCGGCCCGAGCATCATCGGGATGCCGACGATGCTCATCGCCCGGCCCATGCGCTGCGGTCCTGCGGCCTGCGCGACGAGCGTCATGCCGACCGGCATGACCATGCCGCCACCGAGTCCCTGGAGCACGCGGAAGACGATGAGGCTCTCGGTCGACCAGGCCGTCGCGCACAGGGCGGAGGCGCCGACGAACAGCGCGAGCGAGAAGAGCCAGACCTGCTTGCCGCCGAACCGCGCGGCAGCCCAGCCCGTCACCGGGATGACGGCAGCGAGCGCCAGCATGTAGCCGGTCATGACCCACTGGATCGTGGGCATCGGTGAGCCGAAGTCGCGGCCCAGCGTCTCGATCGCCACGCTGACGATCGTGGAGTCGAGCACCGTCATGACGGCGCCGAGCACGACGACGGCGGCGACCGCCACGACGTGTCGTTCGAGCGGCCCCGTCTCGGAAGCGTCGGGTGGCATCTGATGCGTGGTGGCCATGGTCTTCTCCCGTCCTGGAAACGTATTTAGGGTCACTCTAAATTTAGACTCACCCCAATGTCAACTGGTATGCTCATGACATGACCACCGAGACGGGCCTGCGGGAGCGCAAGAAGCAACAGACCAGGCAGCGGATCCAGGACTGTGCGATCGAGCTCTTCGCCGAGAGCGGCTTCGACAAGGTCCCTGTCGCGGCGATCGCACGGGCGGCCGACGTCTCCGAGGCCACCGTGTTCAACTACTTCCCCACCAAGGAAGACCTCGTCTACGAAGGCATGGAGGCGTTCGAGCACGCGCTGATCGCTGCCGTGCACGACCGGGCGGACGGCGTCCCGGTGCTCACCGCCTTCCGCGACTTCGTGCTGCAGCCGCGAGGGGCACTGGCCGGCAGCGATCCCGCGGGCATCGAGCGGGTCGCGACGGTGGCCAGGCTCGCGGCCGACAGCCCGGCCCTCCAGGGCCGCGAGCGCCAGACGTTCGACCGGTTCACCCAAGCCCTCGCCGAGCTGATCGCAGCGGAGCGGGGCGTGCGCCCGGACGACCCGGAGGCGTGGGTCGTGGCCAACGCGCTCATGGGGGTCAACCGAGCCATGAAGGCGTCGGTGCACCGGCAGGCGCTCGCGGGCCAGAGCGGCAAGCGCATCGCCAAGGACGTCCTCGCCCTCGGCCGTCGTGCGCTCGACCTGCTCGAAGACGGCCTGGGCGCCTGACGGGTGTAGCCTCGCCGGGCGCGACCGCTCCTCACCGAGCAGCGGACAACCTGGCAACACGCACCGACGGAGTCGGCATGGAACAGCTTGACCTGGGCGTCATCGCCCACACCGCCAAGGAGAACGAACGGCGTCTGCCGATCCACCCTCGGCACCTCGAACGCCTGTCGGACGCCCAGCGACCCCATGTGTTCCTCGAGGAGGGCTACGGCGAGAACTTCAGCTGGTCCGACGACGAGCTCCGGCCGTACGTCGGAGGGATCCTCAGCCGTGCCGAGCTGATCCAGCGGTGCGACGTCATCCTGCTCACCAAGCCCCAGCCGTCGGACCTGCTGGAGATGCGTGAGGGCCAGACGCTGTGGGGCTGGCCGCACTGCGTGCAGGATCGCGCGCTAACGCAGGCCGCGATCGACCGCAAGCTGACCCTGATCGCCTGGGAGGCGATGAACCACTGGAGCGGCGACGGCAACTTCCTGCTGCACGTGTTCCACAAGAACAACGAGCTCGCCGGCTACTGCTCGGTGCTGCACGCGATGGAGATCGGCGGCCTGACCGGCAACTACGGGCGCCGCCTGAGCGCCGCGGTCATCGGCTTCGGCGCGACCGCCCGCGGCGCGGTCACGGCGCTCAGCGCTCACGGCATCCACGACGTCAACATCTTCACCCAGCGCGGCGTCGCCGCGGTCAGTGCACCGATCCACTCGGCGCACATCGTGCACTTCG harbors:
- a CDS encoding N(5)-(carboxyethyl)ornithine synthase, coding for MEQLDLGVIAHTAKENERRLPIHPRHLERLSDAQRPHVFLEEGYGENFSWSDDELRPYVGGILSRAELIQRCDVILLTKPQPSDLLEMREGQTLWGWPHCVQDRALTQAAIDRKLTLIAWEAMNHWSGDGNFLLHVFHKNNELAGYCSVLHAMEIGGLTGNYGRRLSAAVIGFGATARGAVTALSAHGIHDVNIFTQRGVAAVSAPIHSAHIVHFDPAASPAESRAFVDEGWVPMPALLAEHDVIVNCVLQSPTSPMTFLTNDGLPTLASGTLVVDVSCDEGMGFEWAKPTSFDEPTFTVGNGVTYYAVDHSPSYLWNSATWEISQALLPYVSKVLAGPESWDADETLRRAIEIRDGVIQNPDILAFQHRSPEYPHPA
- a CDS encoding VOC family protein, with translation MTAQLNHTIVESRDKREAATFFAEILGLPDPQSYGPFLVLETGNDVSLDFVDAQGPVHPQHYAFLVSDDEFDEVFGRIKERGLAYWADPFHRRPDDINHNDGGRGVYWTDPNGHNLEIITRPYGG
- a CDS encoding TetR/AcrR family transcriptional regulator, translating into MTTETGLRERKKQQTRQRIQDCAIELFAESGFDKVPVAAIARAADVSEATVFNYFPTKEDLVYEGMEAFEHALIAAVHDRADGVPVLTAFRDFVLQPRGALAGSDPAGIERVATVARLAADSPALQGRERQTFDRFTQALAELIAAERGVRPDDPEAWVVANALMGVNRAMKASVHRQALAGQSGKRIAKDVLALGRRALDLLEDGLGA
- a CDS encoding MDR family MFS transporter, yielding MATTHQMPPDASETGPLERHVVAVAAVVVLGAVMTVLDSTIVSVAIETLGRDFGSPMPTIQWVMTGYMLALAAVIPVTGWAAARFGGKQVWLFSLALFVGASALCATAWSTESLIVFRVLQGLGGGMVMPVGMTLVAQAAGPQRMGRAMSIVGIPMMLGPVMGPVVGGLVVSNVSWRWMFVLNIPLGLLAFWLSSRVIERKPSMRTERLDVLGLSVLTPGVVSFVYGLSVLAERGGLDEVTAWAAVAAGAALIAVFVRHALRVDKPLLDLRLFANRTFTLAVAIQVLLGAVLIGSMLLLPLYYQVVRGESASTTGLLLVPQGVGAALAMAVTGRLADRGKGRVSVLAGLSLIVAGLAAYTASTAGTSYVVMSAALLVIGIGTGCVMAPVMATAYAKLDRAAMPGATATLNVTQRIGGAIGTAFFAAVLQHQLSQARAVGTDLVEATADAFGSTFWWPLALAALAIVPAGFLPRSPRLASGEGR